The genomic window tgggcccgTTATCTCAGATCGAATGTGCTGTAACTGGTAAGTGTTCATAGGAGATGTACGGAAATCTTTCCAGGGTTGAAAGACTTGTCAtgtgaaaagtgtttgatggctctggacctgtaatcACCACAATGAGCGTAGGCTAATTGAATCCTATCGGACAGTGAAAGGCCTTTATAGGGTCGATATGGACAGAAGGTTTCCTTTGGTGGAATAGTCTAATACCACGAAACACAGTCTAGGGGTAGAGGAGAGGCCTTattagaacggagataaggaaGAATGTCCTTAGCCAGAAagcaatgaatctgtggaattcgttgacgcgggctgctgtggaggccaagtctcttcaTGGCAACTTTATTTCATATGTGAGATACATAATCAAATAGCTGCTGAGTGTAAGTCAAAAATACTGATGGTCCActcgattagattatgaggacactcagtcctcgtttattgtcatttagaaatgcatgcataaaATGTGCTACAATGTTcccccagaatgatatcacaagaaacacaggacaaaccaagactaaaacagacaaaaccacataattataacatatagttacaacagtgcaaagcaataccgtaatttgataaagagcagaccatgggtacggtaaaaaaaatagaaagaaaataacaataaagaaataaaaataaatattgacaacttgaggaaagagttcttgaaagtgagttggtaagttgtgaaatctgttcagtgttgggatgagaGAAGTTATCTGTTCTggttcagcaccctgggatggtcgacgggtaatagctgttcctgaacctggcggtgtgctACCGAAGACTCTGATGCCTCCTGCCCGATGGCTGCAGAGAGAAGGGAGCAGGCCTGGATGGCAAGCAtgcttgctgatggatgctgctgtcttgCGACGGCTCTCCTCGCAGATGTGCTCGGATGGTGGCGAGGTCTTTACCTGTAATGGAGTGCTAAAGCTCTCCCGAGACGCCGTGAATCCCGTACATACTGTACAGTGAATGCGATACAGCAGAAATTGCTGTAGTGCAGTATTTTGGAATTTCACCCTGTAATGAATTTTTGAAATAACTCGGTTTCCTCGGCTGCTTAAATCCAGGGAATTCAATCTCCGGCTCCGCCAAACCCGCATATTGAGGCGCAATCCCACCCAAAATCCCTTGTTTCTGTGGATGTTGTATAATTCACTACCCTATTAAACATTGGTGTGACGacataacagacagtacaccgcaCACGATCAAAAGATTTAACTTTACACTTCCTAATTTGACGAAAGGGTTAATaaagaaaataacaaaataaggaaagggcccattttaatgtaaCAGTCTAATATGCACCAGTTGGAGCAGTTCGGAGGAGCGACATCTCGGCAAGAGCAATTTATTAAAAAGAGCCAGTAACAATAATTGAAGTACAAACTGAGCGGCCATTCTTTTGAGTGAGCCAgtctttagagtggctttggaTAATTAGGTTTCGGCGATATCAGGCTTCGGAGAAGTATGTCTTAtatgttattctctctctctatctctctctctctctctctctctctctctctctctctctctctctctctctctctcagtgtgtGTGTTCTTATTTCTTCATTTCTTATAGTTTAGTGAGAACAGCTTCAAGAgcagtgttttgtactctgtgtggcatgtgggatgtctgtgagacCTCCGGAGGCCCAGATAAACACATCCgagccaggtgcaccgagctgcagtcCTGACATTaacgtattaaggaactggagctgctgcTCCACGACCTTCGACACATACGGTAAAATAGGGAGGTGTTTACAGCAGCTACCGGTAGGTAGTCAACTCTAGAATTCatgagacaggtaactgggtgactgtcaggaccaGGATGGAAAATACACGGCCAGTGCAGAGCACACCTGCagctattcccctcaataattaGTAAACAACGTTAAGAACTGTTGAGGGGGACAAATTACCAGGCGAGGGAAAGCACAGTAAccgagtctctggcactgtgtctgGTGCTGTGCCTCAGCAGAGCAGAGAGGTAAAGACGTCTGCAGTGTTGACAGTCAAAGAAACGAGATGATGTTCTGTGGGCGCGGTAATGACACCAGAATGGTACGTGGCCTCCCTGATGCCAGGATCAGTGATGTCTCTGAACGGGTCCATGGCATTCCTCAAGGCgggatgaacagccagaagtcttagtATGCATTGGCACCAATGAACTAGAGACACAAAGTGAGGAAGACCtgaagagattttagggagctcggtagaaagctgagaatcaAGACGACCGGGGTACTAATCGatggactgctgcctgtgccatttGACAGTGATCGTAAGGATAGGAAGAATTGCCAGGTAAATGAGTGGCTGATGAGCTGGTGTAGGGGGCACACACGGGTTCAGATTTAGAGATCACCGGGTTCTCCTCTGGGGAAGCTATGTCCTGCCCAAAAGGGACGGCTTACATCTGACCGCGAGGATgtctaatatccttgtgggcaggttcgCTGAAGTTCTTCGGGAATGTTTTTGGCAGGGTAGTGGGAACAAGATTGATAGTGCTGAATAGGaggcagctggtttacaaacagagacaatgcgtagtgagactcctagcaaggaaagGCTAATGacaggaaaaattgcagtcaacaggatgagtcgcaaagtaaaaggcggacaaaatcgaaaaggccGACCAGAGGACTGAGGGTGTTGCATTTTAATTCACACAGCATACGGCAGCAGAGAGATCAACTTGTATTGTAGCAAAGTTACAGATTTTCATGGATGATGGAGAGGGCATTCctgaatcgtggctgaatgaagattgtagctgggagcttaatgtcaagGGATGCACAATGTATCGAAAGGTCAGGCAGGAAAGTAGAGGGGAGgcgtgactctgttggtaaaatacaAATGAAATTAAATAATTGAGAATAGAACTAAAGAACTGCAACTgcaagaagccctggatgaagtTATTGTTACTGTGGAATTGAGTAGAAAGCTttaggtaaaaaaaaaaccccaaaggaGAAGTGATCATAACATAAACGAATTtactttgagaaggagaagctaaaagcAGGTATACTAGTTTTACAGCAGTTAAAGTGAATtagagtcatgagagaggagcaggccagaattgattggaaaagaacactggaagggatgatggcagagcagcaatggctggaatttctggaaacaattcagaaggcaaCACATGTACAGATCTCAaacaggaagaagtattctacagGCAAATTGAAACGATCATGACCAAGAAGAGGAGTTAAAACCAACATAAACCCAGATATGGGTTATATATTAGCTAGAATGGCTAGATATTTAGGGGATTAacaagcttttaaataccaactgGAAAAACTAAAAAGATAATATAAAGCTCCAGATGGAATAGGAAGGTAAGCTCGCCAAAAATATTAAAGAGATACAAAATGTTTCTTTAGAGACGTAAATTGTGAAAGAGAAGCGAGAGAGGTGATACTGGACCGCTGTAATAAGGTGCTGGAGAGATACTACTGGGGGACACGGAAACGGCGGACCACCGGAACAACTATTTTACATCAGTGTTCATTGTGGGAGACACCAGCATGAAGTCTGTGAATTCACTATTCCTAGGGACAAAGTTTTGGGGAACCTCAAAGGTCTGAACGTAGATAGGTCACATGGACTAGAGGGGGTTAATTTCAGAAATTAACCACGTGGCCTCTTTATCTGCTTTACTTCTCGAAAATAAAAGGAAATGTTTTGTTCTTGAGAGCTTGCTGAGTAAAGTATTATCTCCTGATGTCAACACCTCAGTTTCCTCATATTGAGCTTCTTGGAACTTCAAACCCAAAGAATCTCTACCGAGGTGGACTAACTCATCTCGTCGGTGCATTCCGAATTAAGACCCTACTTTTGCTAAATCAGCATCCAAGTTCCGCATAAGACACAACTCCTCAATATATCTCGAGCACCCGAAGAAACCCACCGTCCAACTTAACGTCTGAGTGCAAGTATACAAAACTGCTGAGGACCGGGACACAGCCGGAGACTCTAGGGACAGGTGAGATGCATTTCCACCGGGTTTATATTAATTTGGAAATGTGGCGACTGATCAGGGAACATCGGCGTGGCTGTGTTCCGCAAGAAACCTTGTCTTCCTGCTTTCGGGAGGTTTTTCAGGAGATAACTCAGTTAGCcaatgaaggcagggcagtgggttTGGCAACATGCAGTTCAGTGAGGAGAACTTTAGAGATTACAGGGACTGGGCTTGTTTTCCATGCGGTCGAAGAACGCTGACGGATGACCTGACAAAATAAATTAAGATAACAGATACAGAGACAGTGTAGAAAGAATCGCTTCCCGTGGTAGAAGCAAAATTGAGAGGAAGGCTTATATTTATCCTGAGGAAAGGAGATTTAAGTCGAATATAAGGGATTTTTTTTAAGTTTGTTTTAATTCTCAAATTGATTTCGAGATACAGCGCGGTAACAAGCCCTTCCGGCCCTACGAGACCGCCCCGCCCAATttcacccatgtgatcaattaacctattagAATTTCCAGCCTTCTGGgcttgaaaggcttatcatgtgAGGAAGGTGTTTTGGTCCTGGgcttctactcactggaattcagaagaatgaaacgGGACTTCGTTGAAACctgtggaatgttgaaaggcctcgacacaGTCGATGTGGAgtagatgtttcctatgttgtgggAGGCTAAGAGCAGCCGACACAGTCTCAGAAGGGAAGGCCGTCCTTTTAGAAGGGAGATTCTGATTAATTtctgaagccagagagtggtgaatctgtgaaattcattgccacagggaaCTCCATCTTTCGGTATTTTTAAGACAGAggtgattgattcttgattggtcaggacatgctCGGAAACATGGGGGAAGGCAAGAGGTTGGTGCTGAAAAGTAATATTGCGGAAcggactcgatgagccaaatacTGCTAGTGGTAGAAGTCGTTTATAAGCTGatgagaggcagagatggagTAGTCAGACAGTATCTTTATTTTTCAAGTGTTGAAATGGCCAGTACCAGACGGCGtgcctttaaggtgagagggggtaagatCAAACGAGATGTGAAGGGTAAGTTACGTtttcacagagagcggtgggggCCTGGAATACGCTgaaagagtggtggtggaggcagatacattgagaCTGTTCAGAGTCGCTTGAATGGGAACATGAATGTTAGGGAAATGGACATTTTGTCAGCAGTCGCGATTAGTTACGTTGGCCGTCTgaatactaatttaattggttcggtaCAATATTGTGGACTATTCCTGTGCTGGGTGATTCTTTGTTCATGCAGGGCTCTGCAAAGCGTCCTGGGCACATTTCTGTAGTGAGGGTGACttcgacttttgcacagtattgtatttgtcaacggAGACCGGAGAGCGTCGGGCGGAAGCAAAGGATGATGGGAATGGCGAAGGTGAAGCGGCtcgggagggatgagggacaggtaccagagaaggagtgccagggacggTGCTGGAGGCGGTTGCTGGCTCGGATGCAGACACGCGCGGACCTGGGACACCagggaaggtcatttgattctaaactaTTCGTTTAGTGATTATTACAGAATgaccctctggtgcttcccgcttcctcccatctcccttccacCTTTTCCCAAACGCGCTTCAATTCTCCCATTCTCCCATTCTCCCAGCCCCcttaccactctcagtccacagcaaagacccatgtcagaatctgctcactcacatacatcatgaaatttggtgACATTGCAATGCATCAAATTAATAAAGTAATTTTTAGTGATAGTAACCGGCCCAACGAGCCGCACTGCCCATCAACCTACCTGGTTAGCCACAGGGAAGTTCACAAAGGTCAATTAACCTAAGTACTAgaacgtttttggaatgtgggaggaaagcagagtacCCAGGGGAATCCCCCACGGTCACGGGAGTTAGTGTTAGTGGTGGTAGTCGCTTGATCGCTCGAGTCCAGTATGATGTTCTTCTAAGGGATTGTCATCCGTGGGTCCTCGACTGGCTGTAGAGgccgatccaggatccacataacGGCAGTGTTCGGGGGCATTCCCTTAGTGGAGATCGGCTGTGCGGAACTTTGTCTAACTTGGGGAAGCTAATATACGGGCAGACATCACATGGTCGTTGACAGATCGGGGACATGCCGGGGTGACGGTgcggtcagggtccagtggcttGGAATGCAAGACGACTGTGGTCTCTGCGCTGACGCAGACATCGGCCGCCTTGACGGCCGTTGTGGTGTGTCAGGCTTCTGTTCCATGTTACACCCCACCTCTACTCGccttcctctccttccctcttccctctcgcCTCTCCTCCTGAATTCGCAGTCTCTCCATTCTACACCCCTCTCACTTCCACAATATCTCCCCCACCAGATCCGACAATGTCGTCCAGTTCGACGCTCGCTGGGAGTCTCTCCTCCCACAATTCCACGGCCGATGGAAACAGAATGGAGTGGGGAGCACCTTCCGTCATATCAATGGTCATCTTCGCCCTTACCTTCCTACTGGGCGTTCTGGGCAACGGCGCAGTCATCTGGGTGACCGGCTTCAAGATGAAGAGTAACATCCACACGGTGTGTTTCCTGAACCTGGCTCTGGCTGACCTGATTTATTGCCTGAACCTTCCCTTCCGCATGTCCAACACCTCCCTGAGCTACTCTGGGCACAAAGCCTACTTTACCTGGAAGTTTTCTGGAACCTTGATGTTCCTCAACGCCGCCGCCAGCATATATCTGTTATGTCTGATCAGCATCTGCCGCTGCCTGGCTATTACTCGGCCCATTTGGTTCCAGCAACATCTGAGCCTCATATGGGTTCGTGCGGCCTGCTTCGGAATGTGGATCCTAGCCTTCGTCATGTGCCTGCCCGTCCTCCTGCTTCAGGATCTGGAGAAGGAATTGACCGTGTTAGAGCCAATTTGGTTTGTTTTCATCATCGGCCTTCCCTTTGTAATTATGATCACCTGCTACTGCCTGGTTGGCTGGAGGCTGCAAGGGGACAGGTTCTTCGAATATCCGAAACCTGTCCGCCTCATCATCACCGTTGTCGTCGCCTTTATGATCTGTTGGATCCCCAACACTGTCTGCGACCTCGTATCAACCTTCTCCACACCGATTCCCCGGGACTGGTCGTTATTCACTGTTGCCCTGGCCTCATTCAACAGCGCCCTCAACCCCCTTCTCTATGTCTTCGCTGGCCGCGAATTCCGCCAGGTCCTCAGGCGCTCCCTTCTCGCCTCGCTCCGTCTAGCTTTCGCCGAGCAGAGTCTAGAACTGGAGAGCCAGGCAGAAAACCGCAACCTCATCTCAAATACAAATGTCTGAGGGAGTTCCTCGTGGACAGACATCCAACCGATATCCCCTGACTACAAACACAGTGGACAGTCGGATGCAATTGTGGTCGGCAGTGGAGGCTTTGCTACACTCCTATTTTCATCTCTCAGAACGTAAAACATAGACCATTCGGCCTACAATGTACCGTATCAATTCAATCAGTCGATAAATGGCAATTAACCTCAtctcctctgcctacacaatggcgATATCCTTTCTTTTTACTTATTCTACCTATCTAAACATCGCTTAAAGATCTCTAACCTATCTGCTCTCACCACCATTCCAGGCAGCGTATTCCAGGCACACACCACTGTTTGTGTAATTAACTTGCCCCTCGCATTTCCTTTGGAATGAcgccctctcactttaaatgcacgtCCTCTGGTGTTACACATGTCAACCCTGAGAAGCATACTGAATATCCATGCCTTTCATGATCTTCTAAACCTCATCCCGCCACCCCAGTGAAAATAACCCAAGTGTGTTCAACCTCCCGTGTCGacgatgctctctaatccaggcagcatcctggtaaacctctgcaccctctgcaaaGCCTCGACATCTTTCCTGAaatgggcgaccagaactgtataaaCCTCTTTCACCTAGTAGTCTCCATGTTCCTATGACCTCTCTGCTTACAAGTCATTTTCACCCTCAGAACAggatgtattttttcgcacccttctctgtaaacactaCAGACTGTCATACGTGTAAATCCCATttaatcagcagtttctgaaatactctaAACAATCTGTCTGGCGTGAACTATCATccgcggtcaaagtcacttagatcacatttcttccccattctgatgtttggtctgaacaacaactgaatctcttgaccatgtctatatGTTATTATACATTGCGtttctgccatatgattggctgattagttgtTTGCTTTGACGAGCAGGTATACAGGAGTCCATTATAAAGTGGCCTAATGAATTGTAAAGGTTCTCAATATCAAAATAATACCATAAAGAGCAGTAAATAGTAAAATCAAAATCAGATCCATATTTGGtgttaccaccctctgcctttaaAGCTCCATCACTTCTCTTACTTCCACTGTCGTGTAGTTTTATAAGagaatcagctggtaggttgtcccAAGCATCCTGGAGAACTTGCCACGGTCCTTCAGCACACCTTGGCTCTCTCGCTTGCTCCTGTTTTTCCAGGTGATCCCAggcagcctcgatgatgttgcaGTCAGGTCCCTCTGGACACCATGCCACTTAAATGCACACATAAAAAATCTAGCGGGCCCAGGACATTGGCACAGTATTAGCTGGATCCTTCGATTGACATCTTCACGGTGCACAGCTCAACCAAACCTTTGTGTCGATAACCCATCTATTTGCATATCCATCCATGTTATTAATATCTATCACAAACAACTGAAATTCCTGGCACTGCTCTGTGCGGAAAACCGCTGGACCTGTCTTACAGTCAGAATAACACCCACCGCCaccgccacccccaccccccacccccaccttctatgGACATGCCAAAGTTGAATCCAGGGAAGAAAGACGCCGTGGATTCCGTCCATAATGCACATTCAGTACTATCACCTCAGTGTTTCGGCCCGGTTGTGTTTGAAAGATTGGCGCCCTCTAGAGGCGCAGTCCACTGTATACCACTTCCTGCAAGCAGGGTGATTTTTCCTTTCTCTCTGATATGAAGCACACAAGAGACAAGATCTCAGTTCATTCTTTATTTGACTTTGAACAGCAGTACCCGTGAGCCTTAAGCTTTTAGCAGTTTTAATAAAATTTTCGTGGACATATTTTGAAGAAAGTTCGTGTTTATGCTCCTTTAGACAGTATAGATATAGAGAACATGTAAAAATTACTTGATCCCTTCTGCAGTAAAACAAGAAGGGCTAGCATTGTAGGGGGCCGATTGGCTAAGATAACTATTTTGGAGATCAatcaatttgcatgccacattcccaTCAAGTGAATGCAAATTAAGGAAATTACAGCAGTGTTCAGGGATGGCATTGGGAAACGTAAACATGTCAAGGGTAAAATCCTGTTAAGTAAAAATGCCGCACCCACGTTTTACAAATCCGGTCTAGTTCCTTATCTTATACTATCCATgacaaagtagccagtgagctagaccaTATAGAGACTGAAGACATTCgaccaaggttgagtggagcctgtGAGCAACACCAGCGGTCCCAAGAGTCAAGGGATTTGAGCCTGCCAAGATCTGTGGTGATTTCACCACTTTCACgctgaaaaaaaaattctccgcatctctgttttaaaaggatgccTTTCTACcctgagattgtgccctcttgtcctagactccagcACCATGCGAAACATCCtatcaacgcacacaaaatgctggaggaactcagcaggccaggcagcacttat from Mobula birostris isolate sMobBir1 chromosome 29, sMobBir1.hap1, whole genome shotgun sequence includes these protein-coding regions:
- the LOC140190167 gene encoding C3a anaphylatoxin chemotactic receptor-like, yielding MSSSSTLAGSLSSHNSTADGNRMEWGAPSVISMVIFALTFLLGVLGNGAVIWVTGFKMKSNIHTVCFLNLALADLIYCLNLPFRMSNTSLSYSGHKAYFTWKFSGTLMFLNAAASIYLLCLISICRCLAITRPIWFQQHLSLIWVRAACFGMWILAFVMCLPVLLLQDLEKELTVLEPIWFVFIIGLPFVIMITCYCLVGWRLQGDRFFEYPKPVRLIITVVVAFMICWIPNTVCDLVSTFSTPIPRDWSLFTVALASFNSALNPLLYVFAGREFRQVLRRSLLASLRLAFAEQSLELESQAENRNLISNTNV